The Mus musculus strain C57BL/6J chromosome 2, GRCm38.p6 C57BL/6J genome has a window encoding:
- the Gca gene encoding grancalcin yields the protein MAYPGYGGAFGNFSGQIPGMQMQMGQPMPGAGPNMFSGGYPGYLGYSDSYSPADDSMWTYFTAVAGQDGEVDAEELQRCLTQSGISGTYAPFSLETCRIMIAMLDRDYTGKMGFNEFKELWAALNAWKQNFMTIDQDQSGTVEHHELSQAIALMGYRLSPQTLAAIVRRYSKNGRIFFDDYVACCVKLRALTDFFRRRDHLQQGIVNFMYEDFLQGTMTI from the exons ATGGCCTACCCGGGATACGGAGGGGCG TTTGGAAACTTCAGTGGTCAGATTCCAGGCATGCAAATGCAGATGGGCCAGCCAATGCCAGGGGCAGGTCCCAATATGTTCTCTGGTGGCTACCCTGGATACCTGGGTTATTCTGACAGCTACTCCCCTGCCGACGACTCCATGTGGACTTATTTCACAGCTGTTGCTGGTCAG GATGGTGAGGTGGATGCTGAGGAACTGCAGAGATGCTTGACCCAGTCTGGAATTAGTGGAACTTACGCAC CTTTCAGTTTGGAAACCTGCAGAATTATGATTGCCATGTTGGAT AGAGACTACACAGGAAAAATGGGGTTCAACGAATTCAAGGAGCTTTGGGCCGCTCTTAATGCCTGGAAGCAGAACTTCATGACCATTGACCAAGATCAAAGTGGCACGGTAGAACATCATGAGCTGAGTCAAGCCATCGCTCTTATGG GCTACAGGTTGAGTCCACAGACATTAGCTGCAATTGTCAGACGCTACAGCAAGAATGGCCGGATTTTCTTTGATGACTATGTTGCCTGCTGTGTGAAGCTGCGCGCCCTGACAG ATTTCTTTAGGCGAAGAGACCACTTGCAACAAGGGATTGTGAATTTCATGTATGAAGAT TTTTTGCAGGGCACTATGACAATTTGA